From the genome of Methanobacterium petrolearium, one region includes:
- a CDS encoding tRNA pseudouridine(54/55) synthase Pus10 has protein sequence MENIKDQTTKIMNITDGNICNRCLGRYFYPKVPGKDNDERGAYLKNQLMKEENLPEKNEPCCICGDLFRILENKLENIIQEINEKNVEFANFLVGCRLSPEILEKEKFIGDKIGVESESIKKEINRELGKGLSLRLDKEVEFDNPNLVVMMDFTTDNVEIQINPLFLEGRYRKLVRGIPQTRWPCRKCRGRGCEKCNYTGKMYPESVEELIAKKVLQATKGRESKFHGAGREDIDVRMLGRGRPFVLEIKEPKVRELELDKLTEQINQHCQDKVEVLNLKMAEKDRRSGVKASSTETSKTYRALVEMDETISKEDLDILNSLNVIKQRTPIRVSHRRADKIRVREVKEVETKLVDSNHFEFIVNCDGGLYIKELISGDEDRTQPSVTSLLGNSAKCVHLDVLEVNI, from the coding sequence ATGGAAAATATTAAGGATCAAACCACCAAAATAATGAATATAACCGACGGAAATATTTGTAATCGATGTTTAGGCCGATATTTCTACCCAAAAGTCCCAGGGAAAGATAATGATGAGAGGGGTGCTTATCTTAAAAACCAGTTGATGAAGGAAGAGAACTTACCTGAAAAAAACGAACCATGTTGTATATGCGGGGACCTCTTTCGCATTCTTGAGAATAAACTTGAAAATATAATCCAGGAAATAAATGAAAAAAATGTAGAATTTGCAAATTTTTTGGTTGGCTGCCGTTTGTCCCCTGAAATCCTGGAAAAAGAGAAATTTATAGGGGATAAAATAGGTGTTGAAAGTGAAAGTATAAAAAAAGAGATTAACAGGGAGTTAGGTAAAGGATTATCCCTTCGTCTGGACAAAGAAGTGGAATTTGATAACCCTAACCTGGTGGTTATGATGGATTTTACCACAGATAATGTGGAAATCCAGATAAACCCATTATTCCTGGAAGGCCGATACCGTAAACTTGTAAGGGGAATCCCACAAACCAGATGGCCCTGTCGCAAATGCAGGGGCCGGGGCTGTGAGAAATGTAACTACACCGGTAAAATGTACCCTGAATCAGTTGAAGAATTAATAGCAAAAAAGGTTCTACAGGCAACCAAAGGGCGAGAATCCAAATTTCACGGAGCAGGTAGAGAAGATATAGATGTAAGGATGTTGGGAAGGGGAAGACCATTCGTACTGGAGATTAAAGAACCAAAGGTTAGAGAGTTGGAACTAGATAAATTAACTGAACAAATTAATCAACATTGCCAGGACAAAGTTGAAGTTCTGAATCTGAAAATGGCAGAAAAGGATCGAAGAAGTGGTGTGAAAGCATCCTCAACAGAAACATCCAAAACATACCGTGCACTGGTGGAAATGGATGAAACGATTTCTAAAGAAGATTTAGATATTTTAAATTCCCTTAATGTTATCAAACAGAGAACACCAATTCGTGTTTCTCATCGTAGAGCAGATAAAATACGTGTCCGAGAAGTGAAGGAAGTTGAAACCAAATTAGTTGATTCAAACCATTTCGAATTTATTGTTAATTGTGATGGTGGGTTGTACATAAAAGAATTGATATCCGGGGATGAAGATCGAACCCAGCCCAGTGTTACCTCCCTCCTTGGAAATTCAGCAAAATGTGTCCATTTAGATGTTCTGGAAGTCAACATTTAA
- a CDS encoding 50S ribosomal protein L21e → MTQRSRGFRSKTRYKLKKSIRAGRTNPITKKIQTFQEDDLVHIIIDPSVHKGQPHPRFHGKTGQVAEKRGRAYIVAINDGNKAKKLIIRPEHLKIQE, encoded by the coding sequence ATGACTCAGAGATCAAGAGGTTTTAGAAGTAAAACAAGGTACAAGCTTAAAAAAAGCATAAGAGCAGGAAGAACCAACCCCATAACCAAAAAAATACAGACCTTCCAGGAAGATGATCTGGTTCACATAATAATAGATCCCAGTGTTCATAAAGGACAACCCCACCCCCGTTTCCATGGGAAAACTGGCCAAGTAGCAGAAAAACGAGGAAGGGCATACATAGTAGCAATAAATGATGGTAATAAGGCTAAAAAACTGATTATTAGACCTGAACACCTTAAAATACAAGAGTGA
- a CDS encoding RNA polymerase Rpb4 family protein, producing MIGKKVLETDPIPLVNVKPLLEELEKNHELSYEQNLALDHVTKFSKISVENAAKLVSELEDIIKRTQAIKIADVMPEDMDDMRLIFAKERGSHKKEELENILKIVNKYRED from the coding sequence ATGATTGGTAAAAAAGTCCTGGAAACTGATCCAATTCCCCTGGTAAATGTTAAACCATTACTGGAGGAACTAGAAAAAAATCATGAACTTAGCTATGAGCAGAATCTGGCTCTGGATCATGTCACCAAATTCTCAAAAATATCAGTGGAAAACGCAGCCAAACTGGTAAGTGAATTGGAAGATATCATTAAAAGGACCCAGGCCATCAAGATAGCAGATGTCATGCCTGAAGATATGGATGACATGAGACTAATTTTCGCCAAAGAAAGAGGCTCACACAAAAAGGAAGAACTCGAAAACATACTAAAAATTGTAAACAAATACAGGGAAGATTAA
- a CDS encoding DUF655 domain-containing protein encodes MEDYAIILDFLPLGYVKEGSSTYKRKPVAQAIGTEEFTLLELTPKENTTLDIHEKVYIGAGKRDKIARVNRRLPYNKMTATAKIEVNYVIEEIIKEREDKFIRFFNEAGPISTRLHQIELLPGIGKKHMWDIIQARKEAPFKDFDDVKKRVPMLSDPVKLIAKRIQLELEATEDRKGKKKYILFTRPPKRKF; translated from the coding sequence ATGGAAGATTATGCTATTATTTTAGATTTTCTACCTCTAGGTTATGTTAAAGAAGGATCTAGCACCTACAAACGTAAACCTGTGGCTCAAGCCATCGGAACGGAGGAATTCACCCTACTGGAGTTAACACCCAAGGAAAATACAACCCTGGACATTCATGAAAAGGTCTACATTGGTGCAGGTAAAAGGGACAAAATCGCCAGGGTAAACCGCAGATTACCATACAATAAAATGACTGCAACCGCGAAAATCGAGGTTAATTATGTCATTGAAGAGATTATAAAGGAAAGAGAAGATAAATTTATCCGATTCTTCAATGAAGCAGGACCTATTTCCACTAGATTACACCAAATAGAACTTTTACCTGGAATTGGCAAAAAGCACATGTGGGACATTATACAGGCACGTAAGGAAGCTCCCTTCAAAGACTTCGATGATGTGAAAAAACGAGTGCCCATGCTTTCCGACCCTGTGAAGCTGATTGCTAAAAGAATTCAGTTGGAACTGGAAGCAACTGAAGATAGGAAGGGTAAAAAGAAGTACATCCTATTCACCAGACCTCCGAAAAGGAAATTTTAA
- the rsmA gene encoding 16S rRNA (adenine(1518)-N(6)/adenine(1519)-N(6))-dimethyltransferase RsmA → MLARETFNLLKKYQIRLDRRKGQNYLIHDQILSRIIENSQITDSDVVLEIGAGIGTLTIPLAENASKVVAVEQDKRIVQVLRERLQQEGISNVEILEEDATRLDFPYFNKVVSNLPYQISSPITFKLLKYDFDFAILMYQLEFAQRMVAKPGESNYSRLSVMMSLCSQTEFLFKVPKKAFIPPPRISSAVIKLTPKKNQDVDEFFVKTCRALFQHKKKKSGKALLQSFHEISDMDIARGTIRDLISQLDRKLIEERVFKLNPGEILRISTQLEEVMEELL, encoded by the coding sequence ATGTTGGCCAGAGAAACTTTTAACCTGTTAAAAAAGTATCAAATACGGTTAGATCGGAGGAAAGGTCAGAATTACCTTATCCATGACCAAATTTTATCCCGAATTATTGAAAATTCCCAGATCACTGATTCTGATGTTGTTCTGGAAATCGGGGCAGGTATAGGTACTTTAACCATTCCTCTGGCTGAGAACGCATCGAAAGTGGTGGCTGTTGAGCAAGATAAACGGATTGTCCAGGTTTTAAGGGAAAGACTTCAGCAGGAGGGAATTTCCAATGTGGAAATCCTGGAGGAAGATGCTACCAGACTCGATTTTCCCTATTTTAACAAAGTAGTTTCCAATTTACCCTACCAGATATCATCCCCCATAACCTTCAAACTCCTTAAATACGATTTCGATTTTGCTATTTTAATGTACCAACTGGAATTTGCTCAGAGAATGGTTGCTAAACCTGGAGAATCGAATTATTCCCGTCTTTCAGTAATGATGAGTCTTTGCAGCCAGACAGAATTTCTTTTCAAGGTCCCCAAGAAAGCATTCATCCCCCCACCTCGAATTTCTTCTGCGGTGATTAAATTAACACCAAAAAAGAACCAGGATGTGGATGAATTCTTTGTGAAAACCTGCAGAGCACTATTCCAACATAAAAAGAAGAAATCCGGAAAGGCGTTGCTACAATCGTTCCATGAAATATCGGATATGGATATTGCACGTGGCACTATCCGGGATCTGATCTCACAATTGGATAGGAAACTAATTGAGGAAAGAGTTTTTAAACTTAATCCTGGAGAAATTTTAAGGATTTCCACACAACTTGAAGAAGTGATGGAGGAGTTATTATGA
- a CDS encoding carboxymuconolactone decarboxylase family protein, which produces MNKKHDAGKNPFQIFQEEFPDLAKSFNDLVDAQRTLKGMDPKTKQLVNIAIQTANHNPMGVKMHAQMAKSRGASRDEILGAVVMNLHLSGLATVLDCLPAAVEGLEL; this is translated from the coding sequence ATGAACAAAAAACATGATGCAGGAAAAAATCCCTTCCAGATATTTCAGGAAGAATTCCCGGATCTGGCAAAATCTTTTAATGATCTGGTGGATGCACAGCGAACCCTAAAGGGGATGGATCCAAAAACCAAGCAACTGGTAAATATCGCCATCCAAACAGCCAATCACAACCCCATGGGAGTGAAAATGCATGCCCAAATGGCTAAAAGTCGGGGAGCGTCCAGGGACGAGATTTTAGGGGCGGTAGTGATGAACCTTCATCTTTCCGGTTTAGCAACCGTGTTAGACTGCCTTCCCGCTGCCGTGGAAGGTCTTGAATTGTGA
- a CDS encoding HemK2/MTQ2 family protein methyltransferase: protein MLDYNGIRYQTHPEVYEPAEDTFLFAENLQVERKDNVLEIGTGTGLIAIIASRGCRTVTATDVNPQAIDCAVKNIIANKAYNIELRKGNLFEPVQDEKFDLILFNTPYLPTDEDERVDDELDAAWNGGVDGREVIDQFLEGLKDHLKPGGRVQLVQSSLSNVERTLEKLEEMGFDAAVTAREKFFFEEVVVITGVLPS, encoded by the coding sequence ATGTTGGATTACAATGGAATTCGCTACCAAACACACCCAGAGGTGTATGAACCCGCCGAAGATACGTTTCTATTTGCAGAGAACCTTCAAGTGGAAAGAAAAGATAACGTGCTGGAGATAGGTACCGGTACCGGCCTCATAGCAATAATAGCCTCCAGAGGATGCCGTACAGTGACTGCCACTGATGTAAATCCTCAGGCAATAGACTGCGCAGTTAAAAACATAATCGCCAATAAAGCCTACAATATAGAGTTAAGGAAAGGAAACCTGTTTGAACCAGTGCAGGATGAGAAATTCGATCTGATCCTTTTTAACACCCCTTACCTCCCAACTGATGAAGATGAAAGGGTTGATGATGAACTTGATGCTGCCTGGAATGGTGGTGTAGATGGAAGGGAAGTTATTGACCAATTCCTGGAAGGTTTAAAAGACCATCTAAAACCAGGTGGAAGAGTTCAACTGGTGCAATCCTCCCTATCCAATGTCGAGCGCACCCTTGAAAAATTAGAGGAAATGGGTTTCGATGCTGCGGTAACAGCCCGAGAAAAATTCTTTTTCGAAGAAGTGGTGGTAATAACTGGAGTTTTACCATCCTAA
- a CDS encoding Ig-like domain-containing protein: MNRLSNKILILIFTSLFILILSGTVSAAQLQQNYTNDSDFDNGTMVGLEHNTTHNQLQLSNSSQSEFPYIWVPNSNQGTVSKINTITGMELARYRVAPSSSASAASPSRTTIDLNGNCWVGNRGIGTVVKMGLLENGGFYDRNHNGIIETSRDLDGNGLIEGAELLDWGMDECVLWEIIVIPGLEGTYRPGEYTGRYSGTPGPRGIAVDRYNNVWAGTYGTKIYYYINGTTGEIIHNINIKSSGHTPYGAIVDKNGILWSSGSNSKQVLRLDPKTNTFTIIRVAHCAYGISLDQDNHLFVSGGQHSWLTRINTITGTIDWRKPAVPGSGVAVTDDGDVWIANQAARTVTRYTNNGDFKATIIVGKTPKGVSIDNNGKIWVVNNGDEYIHRIDPLTNQLDLSKAIPGTRHYGYSDMTGAVSQSITTQKGIWTVIHDSGTPNTPWGIINWTGYEPTNTQITVRVKSSNDNTNWSPWETVTKNELLNRTPPGQYLMIETTLQRFQGSISPILYDLTVKALVADLSIQVIGDSEVIAGEQQSYQVTIENQGPYQSPNTIFTGDVPLKDPEYSLDNGTTWNTWTGMLNLGNFNNGDYKTLLITGLTPFWTNSNLKLVGRVLSDTMDINTINNIYDHFTAVNTLCDLSIKITDYPDPVTSGENLTYHLTIQNAGPSTGRNVNLTGTFSLQNPEYSLDGGSTWQSWTGHLNLGTFEPGSLKSLLLRGLVASSATGVLDCTAQVESDTPDIDYSNNICNESTLLKSVSNLSVTLSEIPDAVAGDKIITTITVANSGPSDAQDVTVSLESVLESLEEFVNNNWVPLVDLMNLGTIPAGETRTIRVRGTIPSALQGAVNIIARVNGTNSSDAIVLLTRKSTQFQVNTETPTSIRAGESINFNLDVTNPGPSTAENVILTGMLPLLNPQYSWDGVIWNPWMGQVDLGRIPENQSMNIIFNGEVSPSFNGTFNFTTSILTENMDPQRFIGPPIGLDKIADLKITLTINNTHPHLDEDFRITILVENQGPSDATQTMVEYELPPGLEIIGNYIYDRQGNRWLLGDIPRGGVITLLLKGQARSLELLQPVAVAYGMEFDPDLSNNRDSSSLLAYLIPSNYTTLPVHAATYNSAPGDDGDPKTVPMQNTGVPLNIMNLLIVTVFLGVSTYKNKHLKNKKLFLLTTLFFALMASGAAFADEPPDTADLNPDTVRSGDLITIEANTTTSTTKVKVYIEDESYDMVKETDNIWRYKYITPQVADGNYPVLITAWNTSGGEQQFNLNFTIDNTPPLMGATLNTDHLRAGDTLTFKVDSDTDTATIQALLRGETLNLAKETDGTWNLEYQIPTSTPDGLYTLILVGQDNLGNTATNYIPLTIDNTPLPPQGTPTLMGKITPDVTQSGENITIEAFTGPETITLAAVILGVTHQLTKQTDGTWKLIYTIPNTPEGTYPVQLTATDNNGTQKNTTLSFTLDNTPPQLDALLTPELVRTGNIITITATTSSYAEKVTAVIFGETLKLKKQSPNTWMLRYAVPTATDGLHNIHITATDKAGNQAQTTLTFTVDNTPPTLKPTLNQTLVKSGDKITITTTSDPDTQSVKAYIQDNTYQLTKNQDNTWSMEYTTPLVGDGVYSILLIAQDLVGNTNHTPLTFTVDNTPPVINPEINPEAGKPGETIIITVNASPDTQNMVAIIGTQRTTLTYSNGIWTTTYIIPLDSTFDIHTIRIEGTDTVGNIGKNTASYEVLDPNPNPRPGSNPGPNPGPGPGPGPNPEPEPEPTPEPLNLSTQLQRDIAGVRQAVQQGSFKDEMNRSFIPDWKEDPSPPPTNEEYEGWLNTMLKFSVEVAILAFIEFTPSGGSATGEYLQGIKSTFLNNFKALNTIKSYFSNSRYIGRITDSLDKVNKAVNNPTVQKALKAWDSFLNKVGFNYGMSVFKRGLYKLFPDKKSEIDSLLLLFSSLQFLNDPDGTINAIIDTITSFMKGKLPDRESFEKIFIFDPAQDK; this comes from the coding sequence TTGAATAGACTGAGTAATAAAATCCTGATCTTAATTTTCACCTCATTATTCATATTAATATTATCTGGAACAGTTTCTGCTGCACAGTTACAGCAAAACTACACCAATGATTCTGATTTTGATAATGGCACCATGGTTGGACTGGAACATAACACCACCCATAACCAGTTGCAACTTTCCAACAGCTCTCAATCTGAATTCCCATACATTTGGGTGCCCAACAGCAACCAGGGCACAGTATCAAAGATAAATACCATCACAGGGATGGAGTTAGCACGTTACAGAGTAGCACCATCCAGTTCAGCCAGTGCTGCTTCCCCCTCCCGTACCACCATCGACCTGAATGGTAACTGCTGGGTTGGCAACCGGGGAATTGGAACTGTGGTTAAAATGGGCTTACTGGAGAACGGAGGATTCTATGACCGTAACCATAACGGTATAATCGAAACCAGCCGTGATCTGGATGGAAATGGCTTAATTGAAGGAGCAGAACTCCTGGACTGGGGTATGGATGAATGTGTACTATGGGAAATAATAGTCATACCCGGACTCGAAGGTACCTACCGTCCTGGAGAATACACTGGACGTTATTCTGGTACACCCGGCCCACGTGGTATTGCAGTAGACAGGTATAACAATGTATGGGCCGGAACCTATGGGACCAAGATTTACTACTATATCAATGGAACTACTGGCGAAATCATACACAACATCAACATCAAATCCAGTGGACACACACCATACGGTGCAATTGTCGACAAAAACGGAATACTATGGTCTTCAGGATCCAACAGTAAGCAGGTTCTCCGTCTCGACCCAAAAACCAACACTTTCACCATCATTCGTGTAGCACACTGTGCTTATGGTATTTCACTGGATCAGGACAACCATCTTTTTGTTTCAGGAGGACAGCACTCCTGGTTAACCAGGATTAACACCATCACCGGGACCATAGACTGGAGAAAACCAGCAGTCCCAGGCAGTGGAGTGGCAGTCACCGATGACGGAGACGTCTGGATTGCAAACCAAGCAGCCAGAACAGTAACACGTTACACTAATAATGGAGACTTCAAAGCCACCATAATCGTTGGCAAAACCCCCAAAGGAGTCTCCATTGATAACAATGGCAAGATCTGGGTGGTGAATAATGGTGATGAATACATCCACCGCATTGACCCCCTCACCAACCAGTTGGATCTCAGTAAAGCAATTCCTGGAACCCGCCATTATGGTTACAGTGACATGACCGGAGCAGTCTCCCAGAGTATAACCACCCAGAAAGGTATTTGGACAGTGATCCATGACTCAGGAACTCCCAACACACCCTGGGGCATCATAAACTGGACAGGCTACGAACCAACCAATACCCAGATCACCGTACGTGTTAAAAGTTCCAATGATAACACCAACTGGTCACCCTGGGAAACCGTGACTAAAAATGAGCTTTTAAATAGAACACCACCCGGCCAGTACCTGATGATAGAAACCACCCTGCAAAGATTTCAGGGAAGTATCTCACCCATACTCTACGACCTCACAGTCAAAGCCCTTGTGGCCGACCTATCCATACAGGTTATTGGGGATTCTGAAGTTATTGCTGGAGAACAACAAAGCTATCAGGTCACCATAGAAAATCAGGGACCCTACCAATCCCCCAACACCATATTTACTGGTGATGTACCATTAAAAGATCCAGAATACTCCCTGGACAATGGAACAACCTGGAACACCTGGACAGGGATGCTGAACCTTGGAAATTTCAATAATGGCGATTATAAAACCCTCCTAATCACAGGCCTAACACCTTTCTGGACCAATAGTAATTTAAAACTGGTTGGAAGAGTTTTATCAGATACCATGGACATTAACACCATAAATAATATTTATGATCACTTCACAGCTGTAAATACACTGTGTGATCTTTCCATCAAAATAACAGATTACCCTGATCCAGTTACCTCAGGAGAAAATCTCACCTACCACCTTACCATCCAGAATGCAGGACCTTCCACTGGTAGAAATGTTAACCTAACTGGCACATTCTCCCTCCAAAACCCTGAATATTCCCTGGATGGCGGTAGTACCTGGCAATCATGGACCGGTCACCTTAACCTGGGAACATTTGAACCTGGCAGTTTGAAATCATTATTACTGAGAGGCTTGGTAGCATCCTCTGCCACGGGAGTTTTGGACTGCACTGCACAGGTAGAAAGTGATACTCCAGATATAGACTATTCTAATAACATTTGTAATGAATCAACCCTCCTGAAGAGTGTTTCCAATCTCTCAGTTACCCTAAGTGAAATTCCTGATGCGGTGGCTGGTGATAAAATCATTACAACCATCACTGTGGCTAATAGTGGTCCTTCAGATGCTCAGGATGTTACTGTGTCACTGGAATCAGTTCTGGAATCCCTGGAGGAATTCGTGAACAATAACTGGGTGCCACTGGTAGACTTAATGAACCTGGGAACCATACCTGCAGGGGAAACCCGCACTATCAGGGTAAGAGGAACCATACCTTCTGCTCTGCAAGGGGCTGTGAACATCATAGCCCGGGTAAACGGGACTAACAGCTCCGATGCAATTGTTTTATTAACACGTAAAAGTACACAATTCCAGGTGAACACGGAAACACCTACCAGTATCCGTGCCGGAGAAAGCATTAACTTCAACCTTGATGTTACTAACCCGGGACCCTCCACTGCAGAGAATGTAATCCTCACTGGAATGCTACCTTTACTCAATCCTCAATATTCATGGGATGGAGTTATCTGGAACCCCTGGATGGGCCAAGTAGATCTGGGCCGAATACCTGAAAATCAGTCCATGAACATTATTTTCAATGGAGAGGTTTCACCTTCATTTAATGGAACATTCAACTTCACCACCTCCATCTTAACAGAGAATATGGATCCCCAAAGATTCATTGGCCCTCCCATTGGTTTGGATAAAATAGCAGACCTTAAAATCACCCTCACCATTAACAATACTCATCCCCATTTAGATGAAGACTTCCGGATAACTATCCTGGTGGAAAATCAGGGCCCCAGTGATGCTACACAGACAATGGTTGAATATGAACTACCACCTGGCCTGGAAATCATTGGAAACTATATCTATGACCGGCAGGGTAACAGGTGGCTGCTGGGAGACATACCCCGTGGAGGAGTAATCACCCTCCTCTTAAAAGGCCAGGCACGGAGCCTGGAATTACTGCAACCTGTAGCTGTGGCTTATGGCATGGAATTCGACCCTGATTTGTCGAATAATCGGGATTCATCCTCTTTACTGGCTTACTTAATACCATCTAATTACACCACTCTCCCGGTACATGCTGCCACCTACAACAGTGCCCCTGGAGATGATGGTGATCCTAAGACTGTACCTATGCAGAATACAGGTGTGCCACTTAACATCATGAATCTATTGATTGTCACAGTCTTTCTGGGAGTTTCCACCTACAAAAATAAACACCTGAAAAACAAGAAATTATTCCTCCTTACCACTTTATTCTTCGCCCTGATGGCATCTGGAGCAGCATTTGCTGATGAACCCCCTGATACCGCTGATTTAAATCCGGACACTGTTAGATCTGGTGATCTTATTACCATTGAAGCCAACACCACCACTTCAACCACCAAAGTAAAAGTTTACATTGAGGACGAAAGCTACGACATGGTGAAAGAAACCGACAACATCTGGCGATACAAATACATCACACCACAGGTGGCTGATGGTAATTATCCTGTCCTCATCACAGCTTGGAACACCTCTGGAGGCGAACAGCAATTCAATCTCAACTTCACCATCGATAACACTCCACCATTAATGGGTGCCACCCTAAACACAGACCACCTTCGGGCAGGAGATACGCTCACCTTTAAGGTTGATTCCGACACTGACACCGCGACAATCCAGGCATTACTCCGTGGTGAGACCCTTAACCTGGCTAAAGAAACTGATGGAACCTGGAATCTGGAGTACCAGATACCCACATCCACTCCTGATGGTTTATACACTCTGATACTTGTAGGTCAGGATAATCTGGGTAACACTGCCACTAACTACATCCCCCTAACCATAGATAACACACCCCTCCCCCCACAGGGCACACCAACACTCATGGGTAAGATCACCCCAGATGTTACCCAGTCCGGAGAAAATATAACCATCGAGGCCTTTACTGGCCCTGAAACTATCACCTTAGCTGCAGTGATCCTGGGTGTAACCCACCAACTCACAAAACAGACAGATGGAACATGGAAACTCATCTACACCATACCCAACACTCCTGAAGGCACCTATCCTGTACAACTCACCGCCACTGATAACAATGGCACTCAAAAGAATACCACCCTCTCCTTCACCCTTGATAATACCCCACCACAATTAGATGCCCTATTAACCCCTGAACTGGTACGTACAGGTAACATAATCACCATAACTGCCACCACCAGTTCTTATGCAGAGAAGGTAACTGCAGTTATATTTGGGGAAACATTGAAACTGAAAAAACAATCCCCTAATACCTGGATGCTCAGATACGCAGTACCAACTGCAACCGACGGATTACACAACATCCATATCACTGCCACTGATAAAGCTGGTAACCAGGCACAAACCACCCTCACCTTCACAGTGGACAACACCCCACCCACACTAAAACCCACATTAAACCAGACACTGGTTAAATCAGGGGACAAGATCACCATAACAACCACATCAGACCCTGACACCCAATCAGTGAAGGCATACATCCAGGACAACACCTACCAACTCACCAAAAACCAAGACAACACCTGGAGCATGGAATACACCACACCCCTGGTGGGTGATGGGGTCTATTCCATCCTACTCATAGCCCAGGACCTGGTGGGTAACACCAACCACACACCACTCACCTTCACAGTAGACAACACACCACCCGTCATCAACCCTGAAATCAATCCAGAAGCAGGAAAACCTGGAGAAACAATAATCATAACCGTCAATGCCTCCCCAGACACACAAAACATGGTGGCCATCATAGGCACACAAAGAACCACTTTAACATATTCAAACGGAATCTGGACCACCACTTACATCATACCACTAGATAGCACATTTGACATCCACACCATACGAATAGAAGGAACCGACACCGTGGGAAACATCGGAAAGAACACCGCCAGCTACGAAGTACTGGATCCTAACCCCAATCCAAGACCTGGATCTAATCCCGGGCCCAACCCAGGGCCAGGACCCGGACCCGGACCTAATCCTGAACCAGAACCAGAACCAACACCCGAACCCTTAAACCTAAGCACACAGTTACAACGTGACATAGCCGGAGTCAGACAAGCAGTACAACAAGGCAGCTTCAAAGACGAAATGAACCGATCATTTATACCCGACTGGAAGGAAGATCCAAGCCCACCACCCACCAATGAAGAATATGAAGGATGGTTAAATACCATGCTAAAATTCTCCGTGGAAGTAGCTATTTTAGCATTCATTGAATTCACACCCAGTGGTGGTTCAGCAACCGGAGAATACCTACAAGGAATAAAAAGCACATTTCTAAACAACTTCAAAGCACTTAATACAATAAAAAGTTATTTTAGCAACAGCAGATATATTGGAAGAATTACGGATTCTTTGGATAAAGTGAACAAAGCTGTTAATAATCCTACTGTTCAAAAGGCTTTAAAAGCGTGGGACAGCTTTTTAAACAAAGTTGGTTTCAATTATGGTATGTCAGTTTTCAAAAGAGGACTATATAAATTATTCCCAGACAAAAAATCTGAAATAGATTCCCTACTATTATTATTTTCAAGCTTGCAATTCCTTAATGACCCCGATGGAACAATAAACGCCATAATTGACACAATCACAAGCTTTATGAAAGGAAAACTTCCCGACCGTGAAAGTTTTGAGAAAATATTTATCTTCGACCCCGCTCAAGATAAATAA
- a CDS encoding Ig-like domain-containing protein, producing the protein MIAATPTLLTISHSDSNTRTHNHTNPIQQADGTWKLTYTIPNTPEGTYPVQLTATDNNGTQKNTTLSFTLIIPHHN; encoded by the coding sequence ATGATAGCAGCAACACCAACGTTACTTACAATTTCCCATTCGGACTCGAATACCAGAACACACAATCATACAAACCCCATCCAACAAGCAGATGGAACCTGGAAACTCACCTACACCATACCCAACACTCCTGAAGGAACTTATCCTGTACAACTCACCGCCACTGATAACAACGGCACACAAAAGAATACCACACTCTCCTTCACCTTGATAATACCCCACCACAATTAG